From one Plantibacter flavus genomic stretch:
- a CDS encoding GNAT family N-acetyltransferase has product MVASFSIRRGQPDDRSAVFALAGQLITGSIPPAADDFIAAYNNVMRPREDETNVLYVAVDEANRVVGYTLMTVSRLLHAAGLTAHLQELVVDETARGAGIGSALVEANEHYAVERGARQLTMSTSRAGDFYRRLGYNVTAEFYKKILPLG; this is encoded by the coding sequence ATGGTCGCCTCGTTCAGCATCCGTCGCGGTCAGCCCGACGACCGTTCAGCCGTCTTCGCGCTGGCCGGCCAGCTGATCACCGGGTCCATCCCGCCTGCGGCGGACGACTTCATAGCCGCGTACAACAACGTCATGCGCCCTCGTGAAGACGAGACCAACGTGCTGTACGTCGCGGTCGACGAGGCGAACCGCGTTGTCGGATACACCCTGATGACGGTGTCGCGGCTGCTGCACGCGGCAGGCCTGACCGCCCACCTGCAGGAGCTCGTCGTCGACGAGACCGCCCGCGGCGCCGGCATCGGATCGGCCCTCGTCGAGGCGAACGAGCACTATGCCGTCGAGCGCGGTGCGCGCCAGCTGACGATGTCCACCTCTCGAGCCGGCGACTTCTACCGTCGTCTCGGCTACAACGTGACGGCGGAGTTCTACAAGAAGATCCTCCCGCTGGGCTGA
- a CDS encoding cytochrome c oxidase subunit 4, with protein MRANIILFTILTVFCALLCGVYTVWSLVDPLHGRVEWVGTVTLALAAILSAFLGFYLSRVHKSQGAELPEDTLTANIDDGDPEIGHFSPWSWWPIILAGACGLLVLGLAVGFWIAIIGIPLVVIAVVGWNYEYYRGYFAR; from the coding sequence ATGCGCGCCAATATCATCCTCTTCACGATCCTGACGGTGTTCTGCGCCCTCCTCTGTGGGGTCTACACGGTGTGGTCGCTCGTCGACCCGCTGCACGGCCGGGTCGAATGGGTCGGCACGGTCACCCTGGCTCTCGCCGCGATCCTGAGCGCCTTCCTCGGCTTCTATCTCAGCCGGGTGCACAAGAGCCAGGGCGCCGAGCTCCCCGAGGACACGCTGACGGCGAACATCGACGACGGCGACCCGGAGATCGGGCACTTCAGCCCGTGGAGCTGGTGGCCCATCATCCTCGCCGGTGCGTGTGGTCTGCTCGTACTCGGTCTGGCGGTCGGGTTCTGGATCGCGATCATCGGCATCCCGCTGGTCGTCATCGCGGTCGTCGGTTGGAACTACGAGTACTACCGCGGATACTTCGCACGCTGA
- the ctaD gene encoding aa3-type cytochrome oxidase subunit I — protein sequence MTSTTLPAGQASVVGRTSVERKGNILVKWITSTDHKTIGYMYLIASFIFFCLGGVMALIIRAQLFEPGGTIVETKEQYNQLFTMHGTIMLLMFATPLFAGFANALMPLQIGAPDVAFPRLNAFAFWLYAFGSLIAVGGFLTPQGAAAFGWFAYAPLSSTTFSPGLGGNLWVLGLALSGFGTILGGVNFITTIITMRAPGMTMFRMPIFTWNVLVTSILVLMAFPVLAAALFGLAADRVFDAHIYDAANGGVILWQHLFWFFGHPEVYIIALPFFGIVSEIFPVFSRKPIFGYKTLIYATIAIAALSVTVWAHHMYVTGSVLLPFFALMTMLIAVPTGVKIFNWLGTMWRGSVTFETPMLWSIGFLITFVFGGLTGVILASPPLDFHVSDSYFVVAHFHYVVFGTVVFAMFAGFYFWWPKWTGKMLNEKLGYWHFWLLFIGFHTTFLIQHWLGVIGFPRRYATYSPEDGFTWMNQLSTVGSFILAISLLPFFLNVYITIRKAPRVTEDDPWGYGGSLEWATSSPPPRHNFVSIPRIRSERPAFDLHHPEVGIPVGVGPAKDAPDAPTLDIDAGKVK from the coding sequence ATGACCTCCACCACGCTTCCCGCAGGCCAGGCGAGCGTCGTCGGACGCACCTCGGTCGAGCGCAAGGGCAACATCCTGGTCAAGTGGATCACCTCCACCGACCACAAGACCATCGGGTACATGTACCTGATCGCCTCGTTCATCTTCTTCTGCCTCGGCGGCGTGATGGCGCTCATCATCCGCGCCCAGCTCTTCGAGCCCGGTGGCACGATCGTGGAGACCAAGGAGCAGTACAACCAGCTCTTCACGATGCACGGCACGATCATGCTCCTCATGTTCGCGACGCCGCTCTTCGCAGGGTTCGCGAACGCGCTCATGCCGCTGCAGATCGGCGCACCGGACGTCGCCTTCCCGCGACTGAACGCCTTCGCGTTCTGGCTCTACGCCTTCGGTAGCCTCATTGCCGTCGGTGGCTTCCTCACCCCGCAGGGTGCAGCCGCCTTCGGCTGGTTCGCCTATGCGCCACTGTCGAGTACGACGTTCTCGCCAGGGCTCGGAGGCAATCTCTGGGTCCTCGGACTGGCGCTCAGCGGCTTCGGCACCATCCTCGGTGGCGTCAACTTCATCACCACGATCATCACGATGCGCGCCCCCGGCATGACGATGTTCCGCATGCCGATCTTCACGTGGAACGTCCTCGTGACGTCCATCCTCGTTCTGATGGCGTTCCCGGTGCTCGCAGCGGCCCTCTTCGGCCTTGCCGCGGACCGCGTGTTCGACGCCCACATCTACGACGCGGCCAACGGCGGCGTCATCCTGTGGCAGCACCTGTTCTGGTTCTTCGGGCACCCCGAGGTCTACATCATCGCGCTGCCGTTCTTCGGCATCGTCTCCGAGATCTTCCCGGTGTTCAGCCGCAAGCCGATCTTCGGCTACAAGACCCTGATCTACGCGACCATCGCGATCGCGGCCCTCTCCGTGACGGTGTGGGCACACCACATGTACGTCACCGGATCGGTGCTCCTGCCGTTCTTCGCCCTCATGACGATGCTCATCGCGGTTCCGACCGGCGTGAAGATCTTCAACTGGCTGGGCACGATGTGGCGCGGTTCGGTGACCTTCGAGACCCCGATGCTCTGGTCGATCGGCTTCCTGATCACCTTCGTCTTCGGTGGACTCACCGGTGTCATCCTCGCTTCGCCGCCGCTCGACTTCCACGTCTCCGACTCCTACTTCGTCGTGGCGCACTTCCACTACGTCGTGTTCGGCACGGTCGTGTTCGCCATGTTCGCCGGCTTCTACTTCTGGTGGCCGAAGTGGACGGGCAAGATGCTCAACGAGAAGCTCGGCTACTGGCACTTCTGGCTGCTCTTCATCGGCTTCCACACGACGTTCCTCATCCAGCACTGGCTGGGCGTCATCGGGTTCCCGCGCCGCTACGCGACGTACTCGCCTGAGGACGGCTTCACCTGGATGAACCAGCTGTCGACCGTGGGCTCGTTCATCCTCGCCATCTCGCTGCTGCCCTTCTTCCTGAACGTGTACATCACGATCCGGAAGGCTCCTCGAGTCACCGAGGACGACCCGTGGGGGTACGGTGGATCGCTCGAGTGGGCGACCAGCTCGCCCCCGCCGCGTCACAACTTCGTTTCCATCCCGCGCATCCGCTCGGAGCGCCCGGCCTTCGACCTCCACCACCCCGAGGTCGGTATCCCGGTCGGCGTCGGTCCCGCGAAGGACGCACCTGACGCACCCACGCTCGACATCGACGCCGGAAAGGTGAAGTAG
- the ctaC gene encoding aa3-type cytochrome oxidase subunit II, which yields MRSTRRLRWAAIPVAATLAIVLAGCTQAELHGYLPGFVEGESPVTNHTDRIAGLWVTAWLVLLAVGVITWGLIIWAVIVYRRRKGQTGLPVQLRYNMPIEIFYTIVPLILVLGFFAFTARDQNAIETQYEDPDVAIEVFAKQWAWDFVYDEAVDGQDVWTAGVQADEKPGGVIDQDALPTLYLPVGKTVKIALQSRDVIHSFWVIDFLYKKDMIPGKTNYMSFTPEREGTYAGKCAELCGEYHSLMLFNVKVVSQAEYDKHLEDLAESGNIGDYGTAYDRNSNLPGTKAPAGLEEHGDGE from the coding sequence GTGCGCTCGACTCGTCGTCTCAGATGGGCTGCCATTCCGGTCGCAGCCACACTCGCCATAGTCCTGGCGGGTTGTACGCAGGCGGAACTGCATGGTTACCTGCCGGGATTCGTCGAGGGCGAATCTCCCGTCACGAACCACACGGACCGCATCGCGGGCCTGTGGGTGACGGCATGGCTGGTGCTGCTCGCAGTCGGCGTCATCACGTGGGGGCTCATCATCTGGGCCGTCATCGTGTACCGACGCCGCAAGGGGCAGACCGGTCTCCCGGTCCAGCTGCGGTACAACATGCCGATCGAGATCTTCTACACGATCGTCCCGCTCATCCTGGTGCTCGGCTTCTTCGCCTTCACGGCGCGCGACCAGAACGCGATCGAGACCCAGTACGAGGATCCCGACGTGGCCATCGAGGTCTTCGCCAAGCAGTGGGCGTGGGACTTCGTGTACGACGAGGCCGTCGACGGCCAGGACGTCTGGACCGCAGGCGTGCAGGCCGATGAGAAGCCCGGTGGCGTCATCGACCAGGACGCACTCCCGACGCTGTACCTGCCCGTCGGCAAGACGGTGAAGATCGCGCTGCAGTCGCGCGACGTCATCCACTCCTTCTGGGTCATCGACTTCCTCTACAAGAAGGACATGATCCCGGGCAAGACGAACTACATGTCCTTCACCCCTGAGCGCGAGGGCACGTACGCCGGCAAGTGCGCCGAGCTCTGTGGCGAGTACCACTCGCTCATGCTCTTCAACGTGAAGGTCGTCTCGCAGGCCGAGTACGACAAGCACCTCGAAGACCTGGCCGAGTCGGGCAACATCGGCGACTACGGCACGGCATACGACCGCAACAGCAACCTCCCCGGCACCAAGGCGCCGGCAGGTCTCGAAGAGCACGGAGACGGGGAATGA
- the erpA gene encoding iron-sulfur cluster insertion protein ErpA, producing MSDTILTETKIDAAHGVGLSDTAAQKVKSLLEQEGRDDLRLRVAVQPGGCSGLIYQLYFDERMLDGDATVDFDGVEVIVDKMSVPYLDGAKIDFEDTIQKQGFTIDNPNAEGSCACGDSFH from the coding sequence ATGAGCGACACCATCCTGACCGAGACCAAGATCGACGCGGCTCACGGCGTCGGCCTGTCCGACACGGCGGCGCAGAAGGTCAAGAGCCTCCTCGAGCAGGAGGGTCGCGACGACCTCCGTCTCCGCGTGGCCGTGCAGCCGGGTGGATGCTCGGGCCTCATCTACCAGCTGTACTTCGACGAGCGCATGCTCGACGGCGACGCCACGGTCGACTTCGACGGCGTCGAGGTCATCGTCGACAAGATGAGCGTCCCCTACCTCGACGGCGCCAAGATCGACTTCGAGGACACCATCCAGAAGCAGGGGTTCACCATCGACAACCCCAACGCCGAGGGCAGCTGCGCTTGCGGCGACAGCTTCCACTGA
- a CDS encoding dipeptidase: MTTGTTTESTQDPRNDQEVLDRLRESVAGALPSSIADLSALVRIPSVSWSAFDAAEVARSAEAVAELARGLGVFDEVSVRRSAIDGGAELGQPAVLARREPRNGRPTVLLYAHHDVQPPGSDDKWDSPPFEPTVRDGRIYGRGAADDKAGVMSHIAAIRAVTEVLGSDLDLGIVLFIEGEEEFGSRSFGSFLEEHRDTLAADVIVVADSDNWDERTPALTIGLRGNVTFRLRVKTLDHASHSGMLGGAVPDAMLAAVTLLATLWDADGSVAVSGLTSHDAVTPEFDEAQLRAESGLSEGVTPIGRGSILSRIWSQPAITVTGIDAPSVANASNTLIPEVSVRISARIAPGQDPAEAYRALEAHLLANSPFGAQLTIDEVDQGSPFLVDTSGWAVAEAKRAMADAWEVEPVETGVGGSIPFIADLVRVFPDAQILVTGVEDPHSRAHSPNESLHLGVFQKAILTEAVLLARLAAAPRPSSDA; the protein is encoded by the coding sequence ATGACGACAGGTACCACGACGGAATCGACCCAAGACCCACGCAACGACCAGGAAGTCCTCGATCGACTGCGCGAATCCGTCGCCGGTGCGTTGCCGTCGTCGATCGCCGATCTGTCGGCGCTCGTCCGTATCCCCTCGGTGTCGTGGTCGGCGTTCGACGCGGCCGAGGTGGCGCGGAGTGCCGAGGCGGTCGCGGAGCTCGCACGCGGTCTCGGTGTCTTCGACGAGGTCTCGGTGCGGCGGTCCGCCATCGACGGCGGAGCGGAGCTCGGGCAGCCCGCCGTGCTGGCCCGCCGCGAACCACGGAACGGCCGACCGACCGTGCTGCTCTACGCGCACCACGACGTCCAGCCCCCCGGAAGCGACGACAAGTGGGACTCGCCGCCGTTCGAGCCGACCGTCCGTGACGGCCGCATCTACGGACGGGGCGCGGCTGACGACAAGGCCGGCGTCATGTCCCACATCGCCGCGATCCGAGCCGTCACCGAGGTCCTCGGTTCCGACCTCGACCTCGGTATCGTGCTGTTCATCGAGGGCGAGGAGGAGTTCGGCTCGCGGTCCTTCGGTTCCTTCCTGGAGGAGCACCGCGACACCCTCGCTGCGGACGTGATCGTCGTCGCCGACAGCGACAACTGGGACGAGCGGACGCCGGCGCTGACGATCGGTCTGCGCGGCAACGTCACGTTCCGGCTGCGCGTGAAGACCCTCGACCACGCCTCCCACTCCGGGATGCTCGGGGGAGCGGTGCCGGACGCGATGCTGGCCGCGGTCACCCTGCTCGCGACACTGTGGGACGCGGACGGTTCGGTGGCGGTCTCCGGACTCACCTCGCACGACGCCGTCACCCCGGAGTTCGACGAGGCACAGCTCCGCGCCGAGTCAGGTCTGTCCGAGGGGGTCACGCCGATCGGACGCGGCTCGATCCTCAGCCGGATCTGGTCGCAGCCCGCGATCACCGTCACGGGCATCGACGCACCGTCGGTGGCCAACGCCTCGAACACGCTCATCCCGGAGGTGTCGGTTCGCATCAGTGCGCGGATCGCCCCCGGGCAGGATCCGGCCGAGGCCTACCGTGCACTCGAGGCCCACCTCCTCGCCAACAGCCCGTTCGGCGCGCAGCTGACGATCGACGAGGTCGACCAGGGGAGCCCGTTCCTCGTGGACACGAGCGGTTGGGCCGTCGCCGAGGCGAAGCGCGCCATGGCCGACGCCTGGGAGGTCGAGCCCGTGGAGACGGGTGTCGGCGGATCGATCCCGTTCATCGCCGACCTGGTCCGGGTCTTCCCGGACGCCCAGATCCTCGTCACCGGTGTCGAGGACCCGCACTCGCGCGCCCACAGTCCGAACGAGTCGCTGCACCTCGGCGTCTTCCAGAAGGCGATCCTCACGGAGGCGGTGCTCCTCGCTCGCCTGGCGGCCGCACCCCGTCCGTCCTCGGACGCGTAG
- a CDS encoding DUF3043 domain-containing protein: protein MAKQQSTPASEPIVETAAQTAERLARGAKEAKGRPTPSRAEREAQNKRPLVPSDRKEASRAAKAQQAEARRRAQAGMAAGDDKFLPARERGPQKKFVRDYVDARFNIGEFMIPVMFLVIILTFMPVPEIQVYGMLTLWVFFIIAIADCFFLGFRVRKALRAKFGQDERGVRWYAAMRALQLRPLRLPKPQVKRGQFPNK from the coding sequence GTGGCCAAACAGCAGAGCACCCCGGCATCAGAGCCGATCGTCGAGACCGCAGCGCAGACGGCTGAGCGCCTCGCCCGCGGCGCCAAGGAGGCGAAGGGTCGACCGACCCCGTCCCGGGCGGAACGCGAGGCGCAGAACAAGCGTCCACTCGTCCCCTCCGACCGCAAGGAGGCCTCGAGGGCGGCGAAGGCGCAGCAGGCCGAGGCACGGAGGCGGGCGCAGGCCGGCATGGCCGCCGGCGACGACAAGTTCCTCCCGGCACGCGAGCGCGGCCCGCAGAAGAAGTTCGTCCGCGACTACGTCGACGCCCGGTTCAACATCGGTGAGTTCATGATCCCGGTGATGTTCCTCGTGATCATCCTCACCTTCATGCCGGTGCCCGAGATCCAGGTCTACGGCATGCTCACCCTCTGGGTGTTCTTCATCATCGCGATCGCCGACTGCTTCTTCCTCGGCTTCCGCGTCCGGAAGGCGCTGCGGGCGAAGTTCGGGCAGGACGAGCGGGGCGTGCGCTGGTACGCCGCCATGCGCGCGCTGCAGCTGCGCCCGCTCCGCCTGCCCAAGCCGCAGGTCAAGCGCGGCCAGTTCCCCAACAAGTAG
- a CDS encoding quinone-dependent dihydroorotate dehydrogenase yields MYRFLFAQVLSKLDPERAHHLAFDVIRALPATGLGPAIRRWTLPRLDQSVETLGLRFETPFGVAAGFDKDGKGVLGLGLLGFGHVEVGTITAIPQPGNPKPRLFRLIADRAVVNRMGFNNGGADQARRRLERTARVSRRPVLGVNIGKSRVVDVADATADYVRSATLLAPVADYLVVNVSSPNTPGLRGLQELDQLAPLLEAVRAAAGSTPLLVKIAPDLSDAEVDRIAELVVELGLDGVIATNTTISRDGLTTDPTLVEAAGAGGLSGAPLAARSLVVLRRIRAIVPPELCVISVGGVDTAEDVRERLAAGATLVQGYTAFLYRGPLWARHINRGLDRLARTGR; encoded by the coding sequence GTGTACCGCTTCCTCTTCGCCCAGGTGCTGTCCAAGCTCGATCCCGAACGCGCACACCACCTGGCTTTCGACGTCATCCGCGCGCTTCCCGCGACCGGCCTCGGCCCCGCCATCAGGCGCTGGACGCTGCCGCGACTCGACCAGTCGGTGGAGACGCTGGGGCTGCGGTTCGAGACTCCGTTCGGTGTCGCCGCCGGCTTCGACAAGGACGGCAAGGGCGTCCTCGGTCTCGGACTGCTCGGGTTCGGCCATGTCGAGGTGGGCACGATCACGGCGATCCCGCAGCCGGGTAATCCCAAGCCCCGACTGTTCCGACTCATCGCCGATCGGGCGGTCGTCAACCGCATGGGCTTCAACAACGGGGGAGCCGACCAGGCCAGGCGTCGGCTCGAACGGACCGCGCGGGTGAGCCGCCGACCCGTCCTCGGCGTGAACATCGGCAAGAGCCGTGTCGTGGACGTCGCCGACGCCACGGCCGACTACGTCCGGAGCGCGACGCTCCTCGCGCCAGTGGCCGACTACCTCGTGGTCAACGTCAGCTCGCCGAACACCCCTGGGCTCCGCGGCCTCCAGGAGCTCGACCAGCTCGCGCCGCTGCTCGAGGCCGTCCGCGCCGCCGCCGGTTCGACGCCGTTGCTCGTCAAGATCGCGCCCGACCTCAGCGATGCGGAGGTCGACCGCATCGCGGAGCTGGTCGTGGAACTCGGCCTGGACGGCGTCATCGCGACGAACACGACCATCTCGCGCGACGGACTGACCACCGACCCCACCCTCGTCGAGGCGGCCGGGGCCGGTGGACTATCCGGTGCACCGCTGGCCGCCCGCTCGCTCGTCGTCCTGCGGCGCATCCGGGCCATCGTGCCCCCGGAGTTGTGCGTCATCTCGGTCGGAGGCGTCGACACCGCCGAAGACGTCCGGGAGCGTCTGGCCGCGGGAGCCACGCTGGTGCAGGGGTACACGGCGTTCCTCTACCGCGGGCCGCTCTGGGCGAGGCACATCAACCGCGGGCTCGACCGACTGGCTCGAACCGGCCGCTGA
- the nrdR gene encoding transcriptional regulator NrdR, with translation MYCPFCRHPDSRVIDSRTSDDGLAIRRRRQCPECGRRFSTMETSSLGVIKRSGVVEPFSREKVVSGVRKACQGRPVTDSDLAVLAQRVEESIRATGASQIDANDIGLAILAPLRELDEVAYLRFASVYQAFESLDDFESAIALLRVEHASGAAPVPSEEL, from the coding sequence ATGTACTGCCCGTTCTGCCGCCACCCGGACTCCCGGGTGATCGACTCCCGCACCAGCGACGACGGACTCGCCATCCGCCGACGTCGGCAGTGCCCCGAGTGCGGGAGGCGCTTCAGCACCATGGAGACCTCGAGTCTCGGTGTGATCAAGCGTTCCGGCGTGGTTGAGCCCTTCAGCCGGGAGAAGGTCGTGAGCGGTGTCCGCAAGGCCTGCCAGGGTCGCCCGGTGACGGACTCGGACCTCGCCGTCCTGGCTCAGCGGGTGGAGGAGTCCATCCGCGCCACCGGCGCGTCGCAGATCGACGCGAACGACATCGGACTGGCGATCCTCGCACCGCTGCGGGAGCTGGACGAGGTCGCGTACCTCCGCTTCGCTAGCGTGTACCAGGCCTTCGAATCGCTCGACGACTTCGAGTCCGCGATCGCGCTGCTGCGCGTCGAGCACGCTTCGGGCGCCGCCCCCGTCCCGTCCGAGGAGCTCTGA
- the hisD gene encoding histidinol dehydrogenase — MITTIDLRGVRPSRTELLDMLPRPVVDITAAAHAAQTLIDDVRADGSEALSAQADRFDGGRPERIRVPQAEIDAAVTALEPAVRAALVEAIDRVRTATRAQVPPERTTELGDGATVVQRWAPVGRVGLYVPGGKAVYPSSVVMNVVPAQEAGVGSVALASPPQREFGGRVHPTILGAAGLLGVTEVYAMGGAGAIGAFAYGVPDLALDPVDVVTGPGNIFVAAAKRLVKGQVGIDAEAGTTEILVIADAGADARLVAADLVSQAEHDEAAASLLVTDSAPLATAVEEWLQRYAAGTRHGSRVVEALGGPQSAIVLVDDLEAAVAFSNAYGPEHLEVQTRDPESLLGAITNAGAIFLGDHTPVSLGDYLAGSNHVLPTGGQARFSSGLGAFTFLRPQQVVRYDEPALRQVSAHIVALSGSEDLPAHGEAVTARFGLVDAEIRAADDTTAPTAPEGAR; from the coding sequence ATGATCACCACCATTGACCTCAGGGGAGTGCGGCCGAGCCGCACCGAGCTCCTGGACATGCTGCCCCGTCCCGTCGTCGACATCACCGCGGCAGCGCATGCCGCTCAGACGCTGATCGACGACGTCCGAGCGGACGGGTCCGAGGCCCTCTCGGCGCAGGCGGACCGGTTCGACGGGGGACGCCCCGAGCGGATCCGCGTCCCACAGGCCGAGATCGACGCCGCCGTCACGGCACTCGAGCCGGCCGTGCGCGCCGCGCTCGTCGAGGCCATCGACCGGGTCCGGACGGCCACCAGGGCGCAGGTCCCGCCGGAGCGCACGACCGAGCTCGGCGACGGCGCGACTGTCGTGCAGCGCTGGGCCCCGGTCGGCCGTGTCGGCCTCTACGTCCCGGGTGGGAAGGCCGTCTACCCGTCGAGCGTCGTCATGAACGTCGTGCCGGCACAGGAGGCCGGCGTCGGCTCCGTGGCGCTCGCTTCGCCCCCGCAGCGCGAGTTCGGCGGGCGCGTCCACCCGACGATCCTCGGCGCCGCCGGGCTGCTCGGGGTGACCGAGGTCTACGCCATGGGCGGCGCCGGAGCGATCGGTGCGTTCGCCTACGGAGTGCCCGACCTCGCCCTCGACCCGGTCGATGTCGTGACCGGCCCGGGCAACATCTTCGTGGCGGCCGCCAAGCGCCTCGTGAAGGGGCAGGTGGGGATCGACGCCGAAGCCGGGACGACCGAGATCCTGGTCATCGCGGACGCCGGGGCCGATGCCCGGCTCGTCGCGGCCGACCTCGTCAGCCAGGCGGAACACGACGAGGCGGCGGCATCACTGCTCGTCACCGACAGCGCGCCGCTCGCGACCGCGGTGGAGGAGTGGCTGCAGCGGTACGCCGCAGGCACGCGTCACGGATCGCGCGTCGTCGAGGCCCTGGGCGGACCGCAGTCGGCGATCGTGCTCGTCGACGACTTGGAGGCGGCCGTGGCGTTCAGCAACGCGTACGGGCCGGAGCACCTCGAGGTGCAGACGCGCGACCCGGAGTCGCTTCTCGGCGCCATCACGAACGCCGGCGCGATCTTCCTCGGTGATCACACCCCGGTGAGCCTCGGAGACTACCTGGCCGGGTCGAACCACGTCCTCCCCACGGGCGGCCAGGCGCGGTTCTCCTCGGGCCTCGGAGCGTTCACCTTCCTCCGGCCGCAGCAGGTCGTCCGGTACGACGAACCGGCGCTCCGCCAGGTCTCGGCCCACATCGTGGCCCTCTCGGGCTCGGAGGACCTGCCGGCGCACGGCGAGGCGGTGACGGCCCGCTTCGGGCTCGTCGATGCCGAAATCCGTGCGGCCGACGACACCACCGCCCCCACCGCCCCCGAGGGAGCCCGCTGA